A window of the Hordeum vulgare subsp. vulgare chromosome 5H, MorexV3_pseudomolecules_assembly, whole genome shotgun sequence genome harbors these coding sequences:
- the LOC123397564 gene encoding heavy metal-associated isoprenylated plant protein 23-like, giving the protein MGVGGTLDYLSELLGGGGGRRRSYKQKRKQFQTVELKVRMDCDGCELKVRNALSSMKGVQSVEINRKQYKVTVQGFVEPHKVVKRVQATGKKAEIWPYIPYNLVAHPYAAQTYDKKAPPGYVRKVDAVMPVASYGAGPGAAQEERLTTMFSDDNPNACSVM; this is encoded by the exons ATGGGTGTGGGCGGCACTCTGGACTACTTGTCCGAGCTTCTCGGCGGTGGTGGCGGCCGGCGCCGGAGCTACAAGCAGAAGAGGAAGCAGTTCCAGACGGTGGAGCTCAAGGTCAGGATGGACTGCGACGGCTGCGAGCTCAAAGTCAGGAACGCCCTCTCCAGCATGAAAG GGGTGCAGTCGGTGGAGATCAACCGGAAGCAGTACAAGGTGACGGTGCAGGGGTTCGTGGAGCCGCACAAGGTGGTGAAGCGGGTGCAGGCCACCgggaagaaggccgagatctggCCCTACATCCCCTACAACCTCGTGGCGCACCCCTACGCCGCGCAGACCTACGACAAGAAGGCGCCCCCGGGCTACGTGCGCAAGGTGGACGCCGTCATGCCCGTCGCCAGCTACGGCGCCGGCCCCGGAGCCGCGCAGGAGGAGCGCCTCACCACCATGTTCAGCGACGACAACCCCAACGCCTGCTCCGTCATGTGA